The proteins below are encoded in one region of Corynebacterium felinum:
- a CDS encoding DUF3046 domain-containing protein, which translates to MRLTEFHRLINDEFGDSQGGWVLHSHVIAELGGTAEELIERGISPRVVWQALCDDFRIPVERRLGKDI; encoded by the coding sequence ATGCGACTGACAGAGTTTCACCGACTGATTAACGATGAATTTGGCGATTCTCAAGGAGGATGGGTACTCCATTCACACGTGATCGCCGAATTGGGCGGGACGGCTGAAGAGTTGATTGAGCGGGGGATTAGTCCACGAGTGGTGTGGCAGGCGCTGTGTGATGATTTTCGAATACCGGTGGAACGTCGGCTCGGAAAAGACATCTAG
- the pgsA gene encoding CDP-diacylglycerol--glycerol-3-phosphate 3-phosphatidyltransferase — protein MNKPNVDAHQTKPSNFNVPNVLTSARILVIPLFAWLILRSESHHAGWMWASFGCFVALMITDKLDGDIARARNLITDFGKIADPIADKALMATGFICLNITGVLPVWVTVVILVRELGITFWRMVELRKGNVVPASKGGKLKTVLQTIAVALYLVPFPEFMDIPIFLVMLVAVVVTVVTGAQYLIDSAKLKAQASSSH, from the coding sequence ATGAACAAACCCAACGTGGATGCGCACCAAACCAAACCATCAAATTTCAATGTGCCTAATGTGCTTACCAGCGCCCGTATCCTCGTCATTCCTTTGTTTGCGTGGTTGATTTTGCGTAGCGAAAGCCATCACGCCGGTTGGATGTGGGCTTCCTTTGGTTGCTTTGTTGCATTGATGATTACCGACAAGCTTGATGGGGATATTGCTAGGGCGCGTAATCTTATTACTGATTTTGGTAAGATTGCTGACCCTATTGCGGATAAAGCGCTGATGGCTACCGGCTTTATCTGCCTGAATATCACTGGTGTTTTACCGGTCTGGGTCACGGTTGTTATTTTGGTGCGCGAGTTGGGCATTACTTTCTGGCGTATGGTTGAGCTGCGAAAAGGGAATGTTGTTCCGGCGTCGAAGGGCGGAAAGCTGAAGACGGTGCTGCAGACCATTGCGGTTGCGTTGTATCTTGTTCCGTTCCCAGAGTTTATGGATATCCCTATTTTCCTCGTGATGCTGGTTGCTGTTGTTGTTACCGTGGTTACTGGTGCGCAATATTTGATTGATAGTGCCAAGCTGAAAGCACAGGCAAGCTCATCTCACTAG
- a CDS encoding energy-coupling factor ABC transporter ATP-binding protein has translation MSSIRFTDVTVTYDERTVLENINLELHERRIGIIGANGGGKSTLIRLINGLGDPTSGTVEVNGLDVTTNGKEVRKQVGFVFADAENQIVMPTVAEDIAFSLRRMKLPKVERNQRVQHALDRFGLGAHADHSPHLLSGGQKQLLALAAVLVLEPSIIIADEPTTLLDMRNRIKIRRIFDELSQQLIVVTHDLDFLQGFDRVLCIDDKRIIADGKPDEVIACYTSLMGKYPH, from the coding sequence TTGAGTTCAATCCGCTTCACCGACGTCACCGTCACTTACGACGAACGCACAGTGCTTGAGAACATCAACCTTGAGCTACATGAGCGTCGTATTGGAATTATTGGCGCGAACGGCGGTGGTAAATCCACCCTGATTCGTCTCATCAACGGCCTTGGCGACCCCACCTCAGGAACGGTTGAAGTCAATGGCCTCGATGTGACCACAAACGGCAAGGAAGTACGTAAACAAGTAGGCTTTGTTTTCGCCGATGCAGAAAACCAAATCGTCATGCCTACAGTCGCAGAAGACATCGCTTTTTCCTTGCGTCGCATGAAACTGCCCAAAGTAGAACGCAACCAACGGGTGCAGCACGCACTCGATCGCTTCGGGCTGGGTGCACACGCCGATCACTCCCCTCACTTACTCTCTGGCGGCCAAAAACAGCTGCTTGCACTTGCCGCAGTGCTCGTCCTCGAACCAAGCATTATCATTGCTGATGAGCCAACCACCCTGCTGGATATGCGCAATCGCATCAAGATCCGTCGCATCTTCGACGAACTTTCACAACAGCTCATTGTTGTTACCCACGACTTGGATTTCCTTCAAGGTTTCGATCGAGTGCTGTGCATCGACGACAAGCGCATCATCGCCGATGGTAAACCCGATGAAGTCATCGCCTGCTACACCTCGTTGATGGGAAAGTACCCACACTGA
- a CDS encoding YciI family protein, whose product MTTFAIEYRYAPDSELITEIRPQHREFLGALKEEGTLIGSGPYLDGDGGALIVIRLADSATVDDAIALMDQDPFHTAGALDGRVFHTWNPVLNIFGD is encoded by the coding sequence ATGACAACCTTTGCAATCGAATACCGCTATGCCCCCGATAGTGAACTTATCACTGAAATCCGGCCACAACACCGTGAGTTTCTCGGTGCGCTCAAAGAAGAAGGCACACTCATAGGCTCCGGCCCCTACCTCGACGGTGACGGTGGCGCACTGATTGTAATCCGCCTGGCAGACTCCGCCACTGTTGACGATGCAATCGCCTTGATGGATCAAGATCCCTTCCACACGGCTGGCGCTCTGGATGGGCGCGTATTTCACACTTGGAACCCTGTGCTCAACATCTTCGGCGACTAA
- a CDS encoding CinA family protein — protein sequence MDARSRYFAQRIISELSARQQTLCVCESLTAGMLGATIAEVPGSSAVFRGGFITYSTDLKHTLAHVPRDYLAAHGPVDPGTAVHMAVGTARECSADWALALTGVAGPDSQDGHPVGEVWVGLRRPDLSVEVRAAAELVDDQFSANGLVLGDRPCIRQLSVLAALRLLECELGICDKCGAAE from the coding sequence ATGGACGCACGAAGTAGGTATTTCGCACAGCGGATCATTAGTGAACTGAGTGCTAGGCAGCAAACGCTGTGTGTTTGTGAGTCGCTGACTGCAGGGATGCTTGGGGCAACGATTGCTGAAGTCCCAGGAAGTAGTGCAGTGTTTCGGGGCGGGTTCATTACCTACTCTACCGATCTTAAGCACACTCTTGCGCATGTTCCGCGTGACTATCTTGCCGCGCATGGTCCTGTTGATCCGGGTACTGCTGTGCATATGGCTGTGGGTACGGCACGGGAGTGTAGTGCTGATTGGGCCCTTGCTCTCACCGGTGTGGCGGGTCCTGATTCGCAAGATGGTCACCCTGTGGGTGAGGTGTGGGTTGGGCTTAGACGCCCTGACCTTTCTGTTGAAGTGCGTGCTGCTGCTGAGCTTGTCGACGATCAGTTCAGTGCCAATGGATTGGTGCTAGGGGATCGACCTTGTATCCGCCAGCTGTCGGTTCTTGCAGCGCTTCGGCTGCTCGAATGCGAATTGGGTATTTGTGATAAATGTGGCGCTGCTGAATAG
- a CDS encoding TerC family protein, with amino-acid sequence MEVNALTWGITIAVVIGFFIFDFFSHVRTPHEPTLKESAWWSLFYVALASIFGAFLWFTWGEPGNPHQHGVEFFTGYITEKALSVDNLFVFALIMGSFKIPRKYQQKVLLIGIALALVFRLAFIMAGAAVINLWSDVFYLFGIFLLYTAVKLIIDEIREQPETDPNDMWVIKTLRRVIPVTAGYEKDHLYVHKKGQFALTPLFVALVAIGMIDIMFALDSIPAIYGITTEPYIVFTTNAFALLGLRQMYFLLDGLLDRLVYLPYGLGAVLGFIGVKLLLHALHENKLAFVNGGQPVHVFEIPTIWSLIVIVSILAVAVIASVIKTKRDQAQGAIPPKWNREYDEHDIARDEKRTASIRTIVDNKDE; translated from the coding sequence ATGGAAGTAAATGCGCTGACATGGGGCATCACCATTGCTGTGGTGATCGGCTTCTTCATTTTTGACTTCTTCTCCCACGTGCGCACACCACACGAGCCCACCTTGAAAGAATCTGCATGGTGGTCGCTGTTCTATGTAGCTCTCGCCTCCATCTTTGGTGCCTTCTTGTGGTTTACGTGGGGCGAGCCGGGCAATCCGCACCAGCACGGTGTGGAGTTCTTCACCGGTTACATCACCGAAAAAGCGCTGAGCGTTGATAATCTCTTCGTGTTTGCCCTGATTATGGGGTCGTTTAAGATTCCGCGCAAGTACCAGCAAAAGGTGCTGCTGATCGGTATTGCGTTAGCTTTGGTCTTCCGTTTGGCCTTCATTATGGCCGGTGCGGCGGTCATTAACCTGTGGAGTGACGTATTCTATCTCTTCGGCATCTTCCTGCTCTACACCGCGGTGAAGCTGATCATTGATGAAATTCGTGAGCAGCCCGAAACTGACCCGAACGATATGTGGGTGATTAAGACGCTGCGTCGCGTGATTCCTGTGACTGCTGGTTACGAAAAGGATCACCTGTATGTGCACAAGAAGGGGCAGTTCGCGCTGACTCCCTTGTTCGTGGCGCTTGTTGCTATCGGCATGATTGATATCATGTTTGCCCTCGATTCCATCCCCGCGATCTACGGTATTACTACCGAGCCTTATATCGTGTTTACTACTAATGCTTTTGCGCTGTTGGGCTTGCGTCAGATGTACTTCCTACTTGACGGCCTGCTCGATCGCCTGGTGTACTTGCCGTACGGTTTGGGCGCGGTTTTGGGCTTTATCGGTGTGAAGCTGCTGCTGCACGCCCTGCACGAAAACAAGCTGGCGTTCGTTAACGGTGGTCAGCCGGTGCACGTGTTTGAGATTCCGACGATCTGGTCGCTTATCGTGATCGTGAGCATTTTGGCTGTTGCGGTGATTGCGTCCGTGATTAAGACGAAGCGGGATCAGGCTCAAGGTGCTATCCCGCCGAAGTGGAACCGTGAATATGACGAGCACGATATTGCTCGCGATGAGAAGCGTACTGCGTCGATTCGCACCATTGTCGACAACAAGGATGAGTAG
- the recA gene encoding recombinase RecA — protein MAAKKSTKTSAAAAGNDRQKALDAALALIEKDFGKGAVMRLGDENRPPIQVISSGNTAIDVALGIGGFPRGRIVEIYGPESSGKTTVALHAIAQAQRNGGIAAFIDAEHALDPEYARKLGVDTDALLVSQPDHGEQALEIADMLVRSGAIDIIVIDSVAALTPKAEIEGEMGDSHVGLQARLMSQALRKMTGALYNSGTTAIFINQLREKIGVMFGSPETTTGGKALKFYASVRCDVRRIQTLKDGQDAIGNRTKLKVVKNKVSPPFKIAEFDIIYGEGISRESSLIDMGVDNGIIKKSGSWFTYEGDQLGQGKEKVRLHLKNTPELADEIEQKILQKLGIGEYAGQADELSDEPVDMVPNVDFDDDEV, from the coding sequence ATGGCAGCTAAGAAGAGTACGAAAACTTCGGCCGCAGCGGCAGGAAACGATCGCCAAAAGGCGTTGGATGCGGCGCTGGCACTGATTGAAAAAGACTTTGGTAAGGGCGCTGTGATGCGCTTGGGCGATGAGAATCGTCCCCCAATCCAGGTTATTTCTTCTGGTAATACTGCTATCGATGTTGCTTTGGGTATTGGTGGTTTCCCGCGGGGTCGTATCGTTGAGATTTATGGCCCTGAGTCTTCGGGCAAAACTACTGTTGCTTTGCACGCGATTGCGCAGGCACAGCGCAATGGTGGCATCGCGGCGTTTATCGATGCTGAGCACGCATTGGACCCAGAATATGCCCGTAAGTTGGGTGTTGATACTGATGCACTGCTGGTCTCACAGCCGGATCATGGTGAGCAGGCGCTGGAAATCGCCGATATGTTGGTGCGCTCCGGTGCGATCGACATCATTGTGATTGACTCGGTTGCTGCCTTGACTCCTAAGGCTGAAATTGAAGGCGAAATGGGCGATTCGCATGTGGGTTTGCAGGCGCGTTTGATGTCGCAGGCGCTGCGTAAGATGACAGGTGCGCTGTACAACTCTGGTACCACCGCGATCTTTATTAACCAGTTGCGTGAAAAGATCGGTGTGATGTTCGGTTCCCCAGAAACCACCACCGGTGGTAAGGCGTTGAAGTTCTACGCTTCGGTGCGTTGCGATGTTCGCCGTATTCAAACGCTCAAGGACGGCCAGGATGCCATTGGTAACCGCACCAAGCTGAAGGTTGTGAAGAATAAGGTTTCGCCACCGTTCAAAATTGCTGAATTCGACATTATCTATGGTGAGGGAATTTCGCGTGAATCTTCCCTGATTGATATGGGTGTTGATAATGGGATTATCAAGAAGTCTGGTTCCTGGTTTACCTATGAAGGTGATCAGCTGGGTCAGGGTAAAGAAAAGGTTCGCTTGCACTTGAAGAACACTCCTGAGCTGGCTGATGAGATTGAGCAGAAGATCCTTCAGAAGCTGGGCATTGGTGAGTATGCTGGTCAGGCTGATGAGCTTAGCGATGAACCAGTCGATATGGTGCCAAACGTGGACTTCGATGACGACGAGGTGTAG
- a CDS encoding PspA/IM30 family protein: MANPFVKAWKYLMTLFDSKIEEHADPKIQIQQAIEEAQRQHQELSQQAAAVIGNQRQLEMQLNRRLTEIEKLQANTRQALQLADKSRAEGNVQKATEYENAAEAFAAQLVTAEQAVEDTKQLHDQALQQAAAAKKAVERNSMALQQKVAERTKLLSQLEQAKMQEKVAESIQSMNAITNRDTPNLDQVREKIERRYANALGSAELAENSVQGRMAEIEQASVQLAGHSRLEQIRAEMSGQLSAGASATQPALEADAAPASASDDAVLKKMRELRGES, encoded by the coding sequence ATGGCGAACCCATTTGTGAAGGCTTGGAAATACCTGATGACTCTCTTCGATAGCAAGATTGAAGAGCATGCTGATCCAAAGATTCAAATTCAGCAGGCTATCGAGGAGGCTCAGCGTCAGCATCAGGAACTGTCTCAGCAGGCTGCCGCTGTGATTGGTAACCAACGTCAGCTGGAGATGCAGCTGAACCGTCGCCTCACTGAGATTGAAAAGCTCCAAGCAAACACTCGCCAGGCTTTGCAGTTGGCTGATAAGTCTCGCGCCGAAGGCAACGTTCAGAAGGCAACTGAGTATGAGAATGCTGCCGAGGCATTTGCGGCTCAGCTCGTTACTGCTGAGCAGGCGGTGGAGGATACGAAGCAGCTGCACGATCAGGCTTTACAGCAGGCTGCTGCCGCTAAGAAGGCAGTGGAGCGTAATTCGATGGCTCTTCAGCAGAAGGTTGCTGAGCGCACCAAGTTGCTGAGCCAGCTGGAGCAGGCGAAGATGCAGGAGAAGGTTGCTGAGTCGATTCAGTCGATGAATGCGATTACGAACCGCGATACCCCTAACTTGGATCAGGTTCGTGAGAAGATTGAGCGTCGTTATGCCAATGCCCTCGGTTCTGCTGAGTTGGCTGAAAATTCTGTTCAGGGTCGCATGGCTGAGATTGAGCAGGCGAGCGTGCAGCTGGCTGGCCATTCCCGCCTTGAGCAGATCCGTGCAGAGATGTCCGGTCAGCTAAGTGCTGGTGCTTCGGCTACCCAGCCTGCATTGGAAGCAGATGCTGCTCCAGCATCCGCGTCGGATGATGCTGTGTTGAAGAAGATGCGTGAGCTGCGCGGCGAAAGCTAA
- a CDS encoding energy-coupling factor transporter transmembrane component T family protein: MMKNVPLGVYVKKNTVIHRLPPIVKFGFLITYVIFTGIFVTTWQQAVACVALSTAGYIIAAIPPRITFSQLFPPLPLLITLGLFQWWQLGWEPALRITLVIFSALLMAALLTLTTTVEAMMEALEKALRPMARFGLPVESIVLAISLTMRLLPLMLNTVHEVLDARKARGAGFSLVAFGTPVLIRSIRRARAIADALWARGVGD; the protein is encoded by the coding sequence CTGATGAAAAACGTTCCTTTAGGTGTCTATGTCAAGAAAAACACAGTCATTCACCGGCTGCCCCCGATTGTCAAATTCGGATTCCTCATCACCTACGTGATCTTCACCGGCATTTTCGTCACCACCTGGCAGCAAGCTGTCGCGTGCGTCGCTTTATCTACAGCAGGCTACATCATCGCCGCCATCCCACCGCGCATTACATTCAGTCAACTCTTTCCCCCACTTCCCCTCCTGATCACCCTCGGACTCTTTCAGTGGTGGCAACTCGGGTGGGAGCCTGCGCTTCGTATCACCTTGGTCATTTTCTCAGCGCTATTGATGGCAGCGCTGCTGACTTTAACCACGACTGTCGAAGCCATGATGGAAGCCTTAGAAAAAGCGCTGAGACCTATGGCCCGCTTTGGTCTTCCCGTTGAGTCGATCGTTCTTGCAATCTCACTGACCATGAGGCTTCTTCCCCTTATGCTCAACACCGTGCATGAAGTTCTCGACGCACGTAAAGCCCGAGGCGCTGGTTTTTCCCTCGTCGCCTTCGGCACCCCCGTACTCATCCGCTCAATAAGACGCGCCCGCGCAATCGCCGATGCCCTGTGGGCTCGCGGCGTCGGCGATTAA
- a CDS encoding amino acid ABC transporter permease, with translation MSTRATVLYDAPGPRGRMRNAVFTALTVIATVVVCGWIGYILHTKGQLTGEKWLPFLNSNTWTTYLLPGLMGTLQSAFASVLLAIVLGVFLGLGRLAQSALIRWLCGIIVEFFRAIPVLLLIVFSYQVFAVNNLVPPSKLSFAAVVFSLTMYNGSVIAEILRSGIKNLPRGQFEAAAALGLSHRQTMWRVLLPQAVAAMLPALIAQAVIALKDSALGYQIGFVEVVRQGIQSSSMNRNYLPSLIVVAIIMIAINYALTLLAERVERQLRAGRARRNIFARVPHMPEQGIETKDNVMVDWHAPGHKEIRNPAE, from the coding sequence ATGAGTACTCGTGCAACGGTTTTGTATGACGCGCCGGGTCCGCGTGGCCGGATGCGCAATGCTGTGTTCACGGCGTTGACTGTTATCGCCACGGTCGTGGTCTGTGGCTGGATTGGCTACATTTTGCACACGAAAGGCCAGCTCACTGGTGAGAAGTGGCTGCCGTTTCTCAACAGCAATACGTGGACGACCTATTTGTTGCCTGGTTTGATGGGTACGTTGCAGTCGGCATTTGCTTCAGTTTTACTTGCTATTGTGCTGGGCGTATTTTTGGGGCTTGGCCGTCTAGCCCAATCGGCACTCATTCGGTGGCTGTGCGGAATTATTGTTGAGTTTTTCCGCGCGATTCCTGTGCTTTTGTTGATTGTTTTCAGCTACCAAGTGTTTGCTGTCAATAATCTTGTGCCACCGTCCAAGCTTTCTTTCGCTGCCGTTGTTTTTTCTCTCACCATGTATAACGGTTCGGTGATCGCGGAGATTCTGCGCTCGGGTATTAAGAATCTTCCTCGCGGACAGTTTGAGGCTGCCGCAGCTTTAGGTTTGAGCCACCGGCAAACAATGTGGCGGGTGTTGCTTCCGCAGGCTGTTGCCGCAATGCTGCCAGCTTTGATTGCACAGGCTGTTATTGCGTTGAAGGATTCAGCGCTTGGCTACCAGATTGGTTTTGTCGAGGTTGTGCGCCAAGGTATTCAGTCGTCGTCGATGAATAGGAATTATCTCCCGTCGCTGATCGTGGTCGCTATCATCATGATCGCCATCAATTATGCGTTGACACTGTTGGCTGAACGTGTCGAACGCCAACTACGCGCAGGGCGTGCCCGCCGAAATATCTTTGCCCGGGTTCCTCATATGCCTGAACAAGGCATTGAGACTAAGGACAATGTGATGGTTGACTGGCACGCCCCTGGGCACAAGGAAATCAGAAATCCTGCCGAATAA
- a CDS encoding helix-turn-helix domain-containing protein → MMKYTAVLDKPVVAVSKKAPEPLLREALGSALRSFRADKGITLRELAEASRVSPGYLSELERGRKEVSSELLASVCHALETTVSDVLIEAAGSMAMRNAESELARVS, encoded by the coding sequence ATGATGAAATACACAGCAGTTTTAGACAAGCCGGTCGTTGCAGTTTCAAAAAAGGCGCCGGAACCCTTGTTGCGGGAAGCTCTCGGTTCTGCATTGCGATCATTCCGCGCTGATAAAGGCATTACGCTTCGTGAGCTTGCTGAAGCTTCACGGGTGTCACCTGGGTACCTGTCCGAACTAGAGCGTGGCAGGAAGGAAGTATCGTCTGAACTTCTTGCCAGTGTGTGTCATGCATTAGAAACCACGGTTTCGGATGTCCTCATTGAAGCAGCCGGTTCAATGGCAATGCGTAATGCTGAAAGCGAATTGGCACGAGTATCTTAA
- a CDS encoding amino acid ABC transporter permease, with protein MDAMWSQLGPAILPAFWLTIKLTFFSACGSLVLGTVLVAMRVSPVKIMRTLATFYINTVRNTPLTLVVLFCSFGLYQTLGLQLANRASDTFLVDNNFRLATLGFILYTSAFVAECLRSGINTVGFGQAEAARSLGLTFGQTFRTIVFPQALRAAIVPLGNTLIALTKNTTVASVIGVAEASLLMKEVIENHASQLWIIFGFFAVGFMLLTLPMGLALDKLSQRLAVKK; from the coding sequence ATGGATGCAATGTGGTCGCAACTCGGTCCGGCAATTCTTCCTGCTTTCTGGCTGACCATTAAACTTACGTTCTTTTCTGCGTGCGGTTCGCTCGTACTGGGCACTGTTTTGGTGGCGATGCGGGTATCGCCGGTAAAAATCATGCGTACACTCGCTACTTTTTACATCAATACGGTACGAAACACCCCTTTAACCTTGGTGGTCCTGTTTTGTTCCTTTGGTTTGTATCAAACCTTGGGATTGCAGTTGGCTAACAGAGCATCCGATACGTTTTTGGTGGACAACAACTTCCGCCTCGCCACCCTCGGTTTCATCTTGTATACCTCAGCGTTTGTGGCTGAATGTTTGCGCTCAGGCATTAACACTGTGGGCTTTGGCCAGGCCGAGGCTGCACGTTCTCTTGGTTTAACGTTTGGTCAGACTTTTCGCACCATTGTTTTCCCGCAGGCCTTGCGTGCGGCAATTGTGCCACTGGGCAATACGTTGATCGCATTGACGAAAAACACCACAGTGGCGTCGGTTATTGGTGTGGCTGAAGCGTCGTTGCTGATGAAGGAAGTAATTGAGAATCATGCCAGCCAGTTGTGGATCATTTTCGGTTTCTTCGCTGTTGGCTTCATGTTGTTGACTCTCCCGATGGGATTGGCTTTGGATAAGCTTTCGCAGCGATTGGCGGTGAAGAAGTAA
- a CDS encoding biotin transporter BioY, whose protein sequence is MSTVQSRNRVQDLAYVAVFTALIIALAFVAIPVGTAGVPIVLQNAAIILAGLVLGPKRGLYVALLFLGIGLLGLPVLSGGKSALAAISGPTVGYLVGYIFAAFIAGAIAYAAPKNKKSRLLAFLIVGGIAGLFLQYFFGVIGLIIRAKMELMAAITAQGPFILLDLGKLAIVVIIAMAVHAAFPDLRNRTR, encoded by the coding sequence ATGAGTACTGTTCAATCACGCAATCGCGTCCAGGATCTTGCCTACGTTGCGGTCTTCACCGCACTGATCATCGCGCTTGCCTTCGTAGCAATCCCCGTCGGCACCGCTGGTGTCCCGATTGTTCTGCAAAACGCCGCCATCATCCTCGCAGGCCTCGTGCTTGGCCCTAAGCGCGGTTTATACGTTGCACTCCTGTTCCTCGGCATCGGCCTTCTGGGGCTTCCCGTTCTTTCCGGTGGCAAGTCTGCTCTGGCAGCAATCTCTGGCCCTACCGTCGGCTACCTAGTTGGCTATATCTTTGCAGCATTCATCGCCGGTGCTATCGCCTATGCAGCACCTAAGAACAAAAAATCCAGACTGCTGGCCTTCTTAATCGTCGGCGGTATTGCTGGTCTATTCTTGCAGTACTTCTTCGGCGTCATTGGCCTCATTATCCGCGCAAAGATGGAATTGATGGCCGCTATTACTGCGCAGGGACCATTCATTCTGCTCGACCTTGGCAAACTTGCAATCGTCGTCATTATTGCTATGGCAGTCCACGCAGCTTTCCCTGATCTCCGCAACCGCACACGCTAA
- the recX gene encoding recombination regulator RecX: MSNSPRNSQAEKLARLEQALEHYQQHGSDLFNHAEDEAKQHVRRRALLLLDQRARSRHELRQRLLSLDFESDIVEAVLDDFEAAKLLDDRAFAQEWVRQRHERRGKSRKALDIELKDKGISAHIRAEALDQIDSNDEHNVATQLAMKKAREIKKPPVDFHEQQKYLRRIVGVLARRGFNEGLSFSIAKEALETRVSELET; encoded by the coding sequence CTGTCGAATTCACCACGTAATTCCCAGGCTGAGAAGCTCGCGCGTCTGGAACAGGCGCTTGAGCACTATCAGCAGCACGGCAGTGATCTTTTTAATCACGCCGAAGATGAAGCAAAGCAACACGTTCGACGTCGTGCCCTGCTGCTTTTGGATCAGCGTGCACGATCGCGACATGAATTGCGCCAACGTTTGCTGAGCCTCGATTTTGAGTCCGACATTGTCGAAGCAGTGCTTGATGATTTCGAAGCGGCGAAATTACTCGACGATAGGGCCTTCGCGCAAGAATGGGTGCGGCAACGCCATGAGCGTCGTGGAAAGTCACGTAAGGCTTTAGATATTGAACTGAAAGACAAAGGCATTTCCGCGCATATTCGCGCGGAAGCTTTAGATCAGATTGATAGCAATGACGAGCATAACGTTGCAACCCAGTTGGCCATGAAGAAAGCGCGTGAAATCAAGAAACCTCCCGTCGATTTTCACGAACAACAAAAGTACCTACGGCGAATAGTTGGGGTACTAGCACGGCGTGGTTTTAACGAAGGCCTGAGCTTTTCTATTGCTAAAGAAGCATTAGAAACGCGTGTCAGCGAGTTAGAAACCTAA